The segment GAAATACAAGAACTTCAATTAACTGCTGATTTAATGTTAACAGCATGTAAAATTGGTAGAACACTTATTGGTGTTGGTGTTAATCCAAATAGTAATATGGGTCTTGCTGTTATTAATCTTGGTGTTTGTAATTTACCACCAACATTTCGTACTGATATTGCTAATAAAATGATTGCACATATTGAACAATATAAAGGTGCATGGTTACAAAGACATCTTCCACAAGGTCTACAAAGTTCATTGCTAGTCTTGACCAGTGCACTGCATAGATTTGTACcagaaacataaaaattatttaatatttttcttaataatatttcacctCAAATAcaacttaatatttttatttatattttttcatttataaaataaaaggaaataaattaattaacgtCAGGTATTATCTGTCAAAGactgttaaaatttaataataaaatgcaacatataattttacattggTAATATACTTATTGGTAATTATAATTagagaaataattatatattttttttaatattatttttagtttttaagaaaaatataattattaaaaatttttaagcgTAGATTGCCATCAGTtcttggattttttattttttatttttttattgtgattgTACACATTgttgattgtttaaatttgtTCCATTTGATGTTTCAATTAGATCATTGTATTTGTGTTGTTCTTTCCAACCAGCCATTTCAACttgttcttgttgtttttcTGCATCTTCAGCTTTTTTAATAcgattatattcatttatttcaaattgatattttggtGATGTTATACCAAGAAAATTAGCAAGTGTTTCTCCAGCATAATCGCAGCCATGAATAACTTTTGAACATAGCCAAGATGTTTGATGCCATGTCCAAGGTACCCAAGTTAGTGatttctataatttaaatatttttttaatagtcttTTGACCTTGtgtttataatgaaaaatcaatttttattttttttttattagccaCGACAATATCACcccttgatattattaaaaattaacaaatcaaTGAGTCATTTGTTTACTTACTGGGTCAACCTGTACGACATTCAATTGATCTTTATGTGTATCAATGTCAACTTCATCATCCTCATACTCCACAAGTTCCCCATCAGAAAAATGACgtatgctttttatttttcttccatcattttgcttaaaaaaaaataatatatattattaatattattatgctattattttttataaaataatattactattattattatttatttgtttgtttatttttattactcacATTTTTCTTGTTATCGTCATCAAAATTAAGAATGACATTTTGAAGATCAGTAAAACTTTTATCGATATctgacattttttaaaatattttttccaatcaatcactcaatttaattttaatttacaatatcttATGACAATTTCatgtaaagtatttttttgtctgGAACGTAATAATGTTGTTCTTGAAAATTAGGCACACAATTCGTAGAAATAGAAAGTGATGGAAGCCTGCGcaataaaactataaaaacagaataataataataataataaataacaataataataaacacagctgattaataattcattatttcagCTAAAGGGGGCAATATAAtcgtcattaaaaaaaaattcaaaacagtatg is part of the Aphidius gifuensis isolate YNYX2018 linkage group LG1, ASM1490517v1, whole genome shotgun sequence genome and harbors:
- the LOC122860875 gene encoding protein FAM177A1-like: MSDIDKSFTDLQNVILNFDDDNKKNQNDGRKIKSIRHFSDGELVEYEDDEVDIDTHKDQLNVVQVDPKSLTWVPWTWHQTSWLCSKVIHGCDYAGETLANFLGITSPKYQFEINEYNRIKKAEDAEKQQEQVEMAGWKEQHKYNDLIETSNGTNLNNQQCVQSQ